The Ignisphaera sp. genomic sequence GGCGATATATTCAACTTCTTTGTAATGCTAGAAGTCTTGGCAATTTCATCTTATGTTTTAGTGGCATTCTTTAAGAAGAGGAGGTGGGCTATTGAAGCTGCTGCAAGCTATTCATTTATAGGTGTTTTAGCAACAACATTCTTTCTCTTTGGCGTTGCATATCTCTATCTATCATTTGGAACACTAAATATGGCTGACATTGCTAGCAAATCAAATAATATAGAAGCCCGTATGCTTAGTACATGGAGTGGTGTTTGCAGAGATGGAATATGTTTTGGGAATATACAACTGGCTTCTGCAATGGCTTTAGCATTTATGCTATGGGCTTTAACTTTCGAAGCCGGTCTCTTTCCAAATAACTACTGGCTTCCAAGTGCATATACAGAAGCGCCAACACCTGCCTCAGCAATGTTTGCAGGTGTTGTTGATAAAGTTGGGGCCTATGGAATTCTTAGATTGTTTATCACTATATTCTCTCCTTATAGCTCGATCCTCTTATTCAAGTTGTGGAGCATTCCATTTAGAGACATAATCTTATATATGCTAAGCTTCTTAGGCTTTTTAACAGGGTTGTTAGGAGGTCTCTTAATGACTATTCAAAAAGATGTTAAAAGGTTTTTGTCTTATAGTACAATAAGCCACATAGGACTGTTATTTATTGTTATGGCGGGACTTGCATCAAATCAAAACGAAGATGCTATTGCATTAACTGTTGCTGCACTGCTATTCCACAGTATTACACATGCATTTGGCGAATCTATGCTGTTTATAGGTCTTGGTACACTAGCTACAACTGCAAGAAGTAGAAGAATAAGGGATTTATATGGCTATGGAAGAATCTATCCAGGGATCTCAATAGCTATTGCAATAGGGTCTCTAAGTTTATTGGGGGTAGCTCCACTAGCAGGGTTTTTCAGTAAATACATGCTCTTCTTATCAATGATTAACGGAGGTTTTATATTCTATGCCATTTCCATAATAGTGATTTCAGGAATTACAGCAATAGGTTACTTCAAACTAATTTATGCTTTATTCATACTAAAGCCTTCAAAAATTGAGAAAGCCGATATATCACTTCCAACACATTTATGCTTATCAATGGCTACGATTCTTGTAGTATTGGGAATATTATTCATACAGGGAACACTAT encodes the following:
- a CDS encoding proton-conducting transporter membrane subunit; this encodes MYNHIVSLIPFVPAVIAVLIPIVSIFIRSRWLIATLQLVATGSIFLFSIKILLDVIDRGVVVYPFGGWPPPIGIVYTVDFINAIYGVIATSIALITSIYCFWYFKVVDGPTWLSTLLLLLIAGVTGCIYTGDIFNFFVMLEVLAISSYVLVAFFKKRRWAIEAAASYSFIGVLATTFFLFGVAYLYLSFGTLNMADIASKSNNIEARMLSTWSGVCRDGICFGNIQLASAMALAFMLWALTFEAGLFPNNYWLPSAYTEAPTPASAMFAGVVDKVGAYGILRLFITIFSPYSSILLFKLWSIPFRDIILYMLSFLGFLTGLLGGLLMTIQKDVKRFLSYSTISHIGLLFIVMAGLASNQNEDAIALTVAALLFHSITHAFGESMLFIGLGTLATTARSRRIRDLYGYGRIYPGISIAIAIGSLSLLGVAPLAGFFSKYMLFLSMINGGFIFYAISIIVISGITAIGYFKLIYALFILKPSKIEKADISLPTHLCLSMATILVVLGILFIQGTLYSFLISNAKIVSSVNGIKQYIKSVEDIAKFMGGIP